One genomic window of Branchiostoma lanceolatum isolate klBraLanc5 chromosome 5, klBraLanc5.hap2, whole genome shotgun sequence includes the following:
- the LOC136435669 gene encoding uncharacterized protein — protein sequence MLLGSVSPSEAATAPEEPPSWLANLTTGSDGQTLNLYPSDDGGLHHCSHGALMGRFGVLIQGILGIVAFSTLMLKRYREPKAERRPWRIWFYDTSKQAIGAAFIHFANVFLADMFQGDPCTWYIINFLLDSTVGLLLIYLGLKFTQCVVSWRHWDTLIFGEYGEPPQCNAWFGQAALYLLVMVFEKCLCYVSGEPPQCNAWFGQAVLYLLVMVFEKCLCYVSGEPPQCNAWFGQAALYLLVMVFEKCLCYVSGEPPQCNAWFGQAALYLLVMVFEKCLCYVSGEPPQCNAWFGQAALYLLVMVFEKCLCYVSGEPPQCNAWFGQAALYLLVMVFEKCLCYVSGEPPQCNAWFGQAALYLLVMVFEKCLCYVSGEPPQCNAWFGQAVLYLLVMVFEKCLCYVSGEPPQCNAWFGQAALYLLVMVFEKCLCYVSGEPPQCNAWFGQAALYLLVMVFEKCLCYVSGEPPQCNAWFGQAALYLLVMVFEKCLCYVSGEPPQCNAWFGQAVLYLLVMVFEKCLCYVSGEPPQCNAWFGQAVLYLLVMVFEKCLCYVSGEPPQCNAWFGQAALYLLVMVFEKCLCYVSGEPPQCNAWFGQAALYLLVMVFEKCAVALFVQLPFWDDVRKFILSPIHDPKVELAIVMLIIPFIINALMFWVVDNFLMRKHRKLNGHIQAKHGKSKVKYYRKKNSGERKDDSESEVLLSPSDESDRFEEETRTIPGDVTQRQLLVPTRESAIL from the exons ATGTTGTTGGGGTCTGTGAGTCCTTCTGAGGCGGCGACAGCGCCGGAAGAGCCGCCGAGCTGGCTCGCTAACCTGACGACCGGCTCCGACGGACAGACCCTAAACCTCTATCCGTCAGACGATGGCGGGTTGCACCACTGTAGCCATGGCGCTCTCATGGGTCGCTTTGGCGTCCTGATACAGGGGATCCTCGGTATCGTGGCCTTCAGCACGCTCATGT TGAAAAGGTACCGGGAGCCCAAGGCAGAAAGACGACCATGGAGAATCTG GTTCTATGACACGTCCAAACAGGCCATCGGCGCTGCGTTTATCCACTTTGCTAATGTATTTCTGGCGGACATGTTCCAAGGGGACCCCTGTACATG GTACATCATTAACTTCCTGCTAGACTCCACGGTCGGTCTGCTGCTGATCTACCTGGGGTTAAAGTTCACCCAGTGTGTGGTCAGTTGGCGACACTGGGACACGCTCATCTTCGGGGAATACG GTGAACCTCCCCAGTGTAACGCCTGGTTCGGCCAGGCTGCGCTGTACCTCCTGGTGATGGTGTTTGAGAAATGTCTATGTTATGTTTCAGGTGAACCCCCCCAGTGTAACGCCTGGTTTGGCCAGGCTGTGCTGTACCTCCTGGTGATGGTGTTTGAGAAATGTCTATGTTATGTTTCAGGTGAACCCCCCCAGTGTAACGCCTGGTTTGGCCAGGCTGCGCTGTACCTCCTGGTGATGGTGTTTGAGAAATGTCTATGTTATGTTTCAGGTGAACCCCCCCAGTGTAACGCCTGGTTCGGCCAGGCTGCGCTGTACCTCTTGGTGATGGTGTTTGAGAAATGTCTATGTTATGTTTCAGGTGAACCCCCCCAGTGTAACGCCTGGTTTGGCCAGGCTGCGCTGTACCTCCTGGTGATGGTGTTTGAGAAATGTCTATGTTATGTTTCAGGTGAACCCCCCCAGTGTAACGCCTGGTTCGGCCAGGCTGCGCTGTACCTCCTGGTGATGGTGTTTGAGAAATGTCTATGTTATGTTTCAGGTGAACCCCCCCAGTGTAACGCCTGGTTCGGCCAGGCTGCGCTGTACCTCCTGGTGATGGTGTTTGAGAAATGTCTATGTTATGTTTCAGGTGAACCTCCCCAGTGTAACGCCTGGTTCGGCCAGGCTGTGCTGTACCTCCTGGTGATGGTGTTTGAGAAATGTCTATGTTATGTTTCAGGTGAACCCCCCCAGTGTAACGCCTGGTTCGGCCAGGCTGCGCTGTACCTCCTGGTGATGGTGTTTGAGAAATGTCTATGTTATGTTTCAGGTGAACCCCCCCAGTGTAACGCCTGGTTCGGCCAGGCTGCGCTGTACCTCCTGGTGATGGTGTTTGAGAAATGTCTATGTTATGTTTCAGGTGAACCCCCCCAGTGTAACGCCTGGTTTGGCCAGGCTGCGCTGTACCTCCTGGTGATGGTGTTTGAGAAATGTCTATGTTATGTTTCAGGTGAACCTCCCCAGTGTAACGCCTGGTTCGGCCAGGCTGTGCTGTACCTCCTGGTGATGGTGTTTGAGAAATGTCTATGTTATGTTTCAGGTGAACCTCCCCAGTGTAACGCCTGGTTCGGCCAGGCTGTGCTGTACCTCCTGGTGATGGTGTTTGAGAAATGTCTATGTTATGTTTCAGGTGAACCCCCCCAGTGTAACGCCTGGTTTGGCCAGGCTGCGCTGTACCTCCTGGTGATGGTGTTTGAGAAATGTCTATGTTATGTTTCAGGTGAACCTCCCCAGTGTAACGCCTGGTTCGGCCAGGCTGCGCTGTACCTCCTGGTGATGGTGTTTGAGAAATGTGCGGTGGCGCTATTCGTACAGCTGCCATTCTGGGACGAC GTGCGGAAGTTTATCCTGTCCCCCATCCATGACCCCAAGGTGGAGCTGGCCATCGTCATGCTCATCATTCCCTTCATCATCAAT GCCCTGATGTTCTGGGTTGTGGACAACTTCCTGATGCGTAAACACCGCAAACTGAACGGGCACATACAGGCCAAGCACGGCAAGTCAAAGGTCAAGTACTACCGCAAGAAGAACAGCGGCGAGAGGAAGGACGACTCTGAGTCCGAGGTCCTGCTGTCGCCGAGCGACGAGTCCgatag GTTTGAGGAGGAGACGAGAACGATACCGGGGGACGTCACCCAGAGACAGTTGTTGGTCCCTACGCGGGAAAGTGCCATTTTGTAA